One Flavobacterium sp. 90 DNA segment encodes these proteins:
- a CDS encoding DUF2911 domain-containing protein: MKKLLIALAIILAPFATEAQIKTPQASPKGYIKQTVGLTDVEVTYSRPGARGRAVFGNLVPFGKLWRTGANENTIINFSDDVVIDGKTLKKGKYAIYTIPKIESWEVIFYLSTDNWGLPENWSDAYVALRTTVKENALPTPVETFTIGINGLDPNFGYLEMAWENSHVALKFEVPTAKTATASIEKALAGPTSNDYFAAAQYLFQSNGSIENARNYVDKSLDMSTEKPYFILRLKAQIQAKQGDKKGAVETAKASLAAAEAANNQDYVKLNKDSIAEWSR; this comes from the coding sequence ATGAAAAAACTACTTATTGCATTAGCCATTATTTTGGCTCCTTTTGCTACAGAAGCACAAATAAAAACCCCACAAGCGAGTCCGAAAGGCTATATTAAGCAAACAGTTGGTTTGACTGATGTTGAAGTTACCTATTCAAGACCAGGAGCCAGAGGTAGAGCAGTTTTTGGAAATTTAGTTCCGTTTGGTAAATTATGGAGAACTGGAGCTAATGAAAACACAATCATCAATTTTAGCGATGATGTTGTGATTGATGGTAAGACTTTGAAAAAAGGAAAATATGCAATTTATACGATTCCTAAAATCGAAAGCTGGGAAGTTATTTTTTACCTTTCTACAGACAATTGGGGATTGCCAGAAAACTGGAGCGATGCATATGTTGCTTTAAGAACTACTGTAAAAGAGAACGCATTACCAACTCCCGTTGAGACTTTTACAATTGGAATCAATGGTTTAGATCCAAACTTTGGATATTTAGAAATGGCTTGGGAAAACTCTCATGTTGCTTTAAAATTTGAAGTTCCAACTGCAAAAACTGCTACAGCAAGTATCGAAAAAGCATTGGCTGGACCAACTTCAAATGATTATTTTGCTGCAGCTCAATATTTATTTCAATCTAACGGAAGTATCGAAAACGCAAGAAATTATGTAGATAAATCTTTAGATATGAGCACTGAAAAACCTTATTTCATCTTAAGATTAAAAGCTCAAATTCAAGCAAAACAAGGCGATAAAAAAGGAGCTGTTGAAACTGCAAAAGCTTCACTTGCCGCTGCAGAAGCTGCAAACAATCAAGATTACGTAAAACTAAATAAAGATAGTATTGCTGAATGGAGCAGATAA
- a CDS encoding nuclear transport factor 2 family protein: protein MEQKLPLPPFTYETALEKIQLAEDAWNSQDPERVSKAYTVDSEWRNRDQFVNGREEIVRFLAKKWEKEKNYKLKKEYWAHTENRIAVRFEYEYQNAEGDWFRAYGNENWEFDANGLMQKRFASINDLAIREEDRKLK from the coding sequence ATGGAACAGAAATTACCATTGCCACCTTTCACTTATGAAACGGCATTAGAAAAAATTCAATTAGCAGAAGACGCATGGAACAGCCAGGATCCAGAGAGAGTTTCAAAAGCTTATACCGTAGACAGCGAATGGCGAAACAGAGATCAATTCGTAAATGGAAGAGAAGAAATCGTTCGTTTTCTGGCTAAAAAGTGGGAAAAAGAGAAAAATTACAAGCTGAAAAAAGAATATTGGGCTCATACCGAAAACAGAATCGCAGTAAGATTTGAATATGAATATCAAAATGCCGAAGGAGATTGGTTCAGAGCTTACGGAAACGAAAACTGGGAATTTGACGCAAACGGTTTAATGCAAAAAAGATTTGCCAGTATAAACGATCTCGCAATTAGGGAAGAAGACAGAAAATTGAAATAA
- a CDS encoding HAD family hydrolase, protein MIKTVIFDMDGVIVDTEPVHRYAYYKQFSELNISVGEEMYTSFTGFSTRNTFQALKGFFPTIEHEVEDLIQRKRTIFNDAFDTKEDLYLLEGVQDLIKDLFANGIQLILASSASKVTIERVFTRFNLHQYFTDIVSGEDFPQSKPNPAIFIHAASLSKAPKENCIIIEDSTNGVKAAKAAGIYCVGYNSLHSKLQDLSDADLIINHFNELNAQKISQLGA, encoded by the coding sequence ATGATTAAAACAGTAATTTTTGACATGGATGGTGTAATTGTAGACACTGAACCAGTTCACCGTTATGCTTATTACAAACAATTTTCGGAATTAAATATTAGCGTAGGTGAGGAGATGTATACTTCTTTTACGGGATTTTCGACTCGCAACACATTTCAGGCTTTGAAGGGATTTTTTCCGACTATTGAGCATGAAGTTGAAGATTTGATTCAGAGAAAGAGAACCATTTTTAATGATGCGTTTGACACGAAAGAAGATTTGTATTTATTAGAAGGCGTCCAGGATTTGATTAAAGATTTATTCGCTAACGGAATACAATTGATTTTAGCTTCTTCGGCTTCAAAAGTTACGATTGAGCGTGTTTTTACAAGATTCAATTTGCACCAATATTTTACGGATATCGTGAGCGGTGAAGATTTTCCGCAATCAAAACCAAATCCGGCGATTTTTATACATGCGGCTTCATTGTCAAAAGCACCAAAAGAAAATTGTATTATAATAGAAGACAGCACAAACGGCGTAAAAGCGGCAAAAGCAGCAGGGATTTATTGTGTAGGTTATAATAGTCTTCATTCTAAATTGCAAGATCTGTCTGATGCTGATTTAATTATTAATCATTTTAACGAATTAAACGCGCAAAAAATATCACAATTAGGAGCTTGA
- a CDS encoding TetR/AcrR family transcriptional regulator translates to MQPKERILDTVSVLFHKQGYNATGINQIIEEAKVAKASFYQHFKSKEDLCAAFLNQRHDYWFEQLEKFVSDEKESKRRVIASFDFLIFMNQKENFRGCSFLNILSEIPSDNVKILSVIQSHKSDLRNYFKIITENELIADHVYLLFESCIIESQLFKSNNLIEQSKKIIQTLNL, encoded by the coding sequence ATGCAACCGAAAGAAAGAATCTTAGATACAGTTTCCGTTTTATTCCACAAACAGGGATATAATGCGACAGGTATAAATCAGATTATTGAAGAGGCTAAAGTGGCGAAAGCTAGTTTTTATCAGCACTTTAAATCTAAAGAAGACTTATGTGCGGCTTTTTTGAATCAGCGTCATGATTATTGGTTTGAGCAATTGGAGAAATTCGTTTCAGATGAAAAGGAATCAAAACGACGAGTTATAGCTTCATTTGATTTTTTGATTTTTATGAATCAGAAAGAAAATTTTAGAGGTTGCAGCTTTTTAAATATACTTTCTGAAATTCCTTCTGATAATGTAAAAATCCTAAGTGTCATTCAAAGTCATAAATCAGATTTAAGAAATTATTTCAAAATTATTACTGAAAACGAACTAATTGCAGATCACGTTTATTTACTTTTTGAAAGCTGTATTATCGAAAGTCAGTTGTTTAAATCAAACAATCTTATCGAACAATCTAAAAAAATCATTCAAACTTTAAATTTATAA